One Streptomyces sp. NBC_01237 genomic region harbors:
- the fabG gene encoding 3-oxoacyl-ACP reductase FabG, translated as MSVPVALVTGGSGPLGQAIAHALARSGHAVAVHAHRNEEGAAAAVRELRAAGAAAHAVAGDLSRPGSGARVVGEVVEEFGRLDTLVVNAGVHRDRLLLNVPEEEWDEQLAVNLTGAFGCVRAGVRAMTRHSGGRIVLVSSVAGLRGQPGQAAYAATKSGLHGLAWTTAREYGRYGITCNCVAPGLIADTPAYAGLSAGAREAVVDRTPLGRPGRAEEIASVVSFLCSPAASYVSGQVIAVDGGMTA; from the coding sequence ATGAGCGTGCCGGTGGCCCTGGTGACCGGCGGCTCCGGCCCGCTGGGGCAGGCGATCGCGCACGCCTTGGCCCGGTCGGGCCACGCCGTCGCGGTGCACGCGCACCGCAACGAGGAGGGAGCGGCGGCCGCGGTCCGCGAACTGCGCGCCGCGGGCGCCGCCGCCCACGCGGTGGCCGGCGATCTGTCCCGCCCCGGCAGCGGCGCGCGGGTGGTGGGTGAAGTGGTCGAGGAGTTCGGCCGCCTCGACACCCTCGTCGTCAACGCCGGGGTCCACCGTGACCGGCTGCTCCTGAACGTGCCGGAGGAGGAGTGGGACGAACAGCTCGCGGTCAATCTGACCGGGGCCTTCGGCTGTGTGCGGGCCGGGGTGCGGGCCATGACCCGGCACTCCGGCGGGCGGATCGTCCTGGTGTCGTCGGTGGCCGGGCTGCGCGGCCAGCCCGGCCAGGCCGCCTACGCGGCCACCAAGTCCGGTCTGCACGGACTGGCGTGGACCACCGCCAGGGAGTACGGGCGGTACGGCATCACCTGCAACTGCGTGGCACCCGGACTGATCGCCGACACCCCCGCCTACGCCGGCCTGTCCGCCGGGGCGCGCGAGGCGGTGGTGGACCGCACCCCCCTGGGCCGGCCGGGCCGGGCCGAGGAGATCGCCTCGGTGGTGTCCTTCCTCTGCTCCCCGGCGGCCTCGTACGTGTCCGGGCAGGTGATCGCGGTGGACGGCGGGATGACGGCATGA
- a CDS encoding nucleotide disphospho-sugar-binding domain-containing protein, translated as MSERVLFFPWGWGGGAAYTGRCLALASELAGAGDEVAFADCGINSMVREAGFTVLESEPEAPRPPDRHPMPSYLPFADVERVFAIAASYHRIERVERRLAADARLIEEYRPTLVVIDMCPTAALAARAAGIPVVSLADADFITPRENGWMPWSTVTPRTLLPHPSSLPVWDRVSRELGLGEVSRAEHLLWGEVTLVSSLADLEPVEGPPHRGALHFVGPMYWNPPGAAGSAPPDTDRPKVYVTIGSGGTVGRQALQNVLDACADQPWTVYVSSGFAFEGDLVVPDNVVVAGFTGLDTPLEWADVVVSHGGSATVLATLLHGRPSVVMPFMSEQEMNGRELVDATGAGVLLRTSRTTAYGRLAFSDRYSGPSDQPCVGVGDIRRGITEVLGDATYTERAAAWGKRLRARRETADLVSLAHSAAPHRAEAHR; from the coding sequence GTGAGCGAGCGAGTGTTGTTCTTCCCCTGGGGCTGGGGAGGCGGCGCGGCCTACACCGGCCGCTGCCTCGCCCTGGCCTCCGAACTGGCCGGGGCCGGCGACGAGGTGGCGTTCGCGGACTGCGGCATCAACTCCATGGTGCGCGAGGCCGGGTTCACGGTGCTGGAGTCCGAGCCCGAGGCTCCCCGCCCGCCGGACCGGCACCCGATGCCCTCGTATCTGCCCTTCGCCGACGTGGAGCGCGTGTTCGCGATCGCCGCGAGCTACCACCGTATCGAGCGGGTGGAGCGACGGCTCGCGGCCGACGCCCGGCTCATCGAGGAGTACCGGCCCACCCTGGTCGTCATCGACATGTGCCCGACCGCGGCGCTCGCCGCGCGGGCCGCCGGGATCCCCGTCGTCTCCCTTGCCGACGCGGACTTCATCACCCCGCGGGAGAACGGCTGGATGCCCTGGTCGACGGTCACACCGCGCACCCTGTTGCCCCACCCCTCCAGCCTGCCGGTGTGGGACCGGGTCTCACGCGAGCTGGGCCTGGGCGAGGTGAGCCGGGCGGAGCACCTGCTGTGGGGCGAGGTCACCCTGGTCTCCAGCCTCGCCGACCTCGAACCGGTCGAGGGACCGCCTCACCGGGGCGCCCTCCACTTCGTCGGACCGATGTACTGGAACCCGCCGGGCGCGGCCGGGTCCGCTCCCCCGGACACGGACCGGCCGAAGGTCTACGTCACCATCGGCAGCGGCGGCACGGTGGGCCGCCAGGCCCTGCAGAACGTGCTCGACGCGTGCGCGGACCAGCCGTGGACCGTGTACGTCTCCAGCGGCTTCGCCTTCGAGGGCGATCTGGTGGTGCCCGACAACGTCGTGGTGGCGGGCTTCACCGGGCTCGACACCCCGCTGGAGTGGGCGGACGTGGTGGTCAGCCACGGCGGTTCGGCCACGGTGCTGGCCACTCTGCTGCACGGCAGGCCGTCGGTCGTGATGCCGTTCATGTCCGAGCAGGAGATGAACGGCCGTGAGCTCGTCGATGCGACCGGCGCAGGGGTGCTGCTGAGGACCAGCCGGACCACCGCGTACGGACGGCTCGCCTTCAGCGACCGCTACTCCGGCCCCTCCGACCAGCCCTGCGTCGGCGTCGGCGACATTCGCCGGGGCATCACCGAGGTCCTGGGCGACGCGACGTACACCGAACGTGCGGCCGCCTGGGGGAAGCGGCTGCGGGCGCGCCGGGAAACGGCCGACCTGGTGTCCCTCGCCCATTCGGCCGCCCCGCACCGGGCGGAGGCGCACCGATGA
- a CDS encoding Gfo/Idh/MocA family protein produces the protein MNEDLRVAIVGCGRIGAMYAEHLDALGPFRLVCVDAERDRAEKLARSVASGTVADSVEDLVERGCDAALVTAATTSHPELVGALVDARIPVLCEKPLTTDLARTEALGLRAEEHGVPLWVGFQRHFDPGFADLRARTAEGRVGRVQLLRLVSHDVSMPPLARLRESGSIFTDLMLHDFDMVRWLTGRGIVQVVADGSALSEPELAGIGDFDTVTALLRLDDGALAALSAGRLQPVGYDVRAEVLAENGNLEAALTHARTPGEGGAPEPRFRGYWDRFATAYRHQVEAFLTMAAGGPADPASGGWRDSYEALRCALAAERSARSGSVPVKL, from the coding sequence ATGAACGAGGACCTGCGCGTGGCGATCGTGGGCTGCGGCCGGATCGGCGCGATGTACGCCGAACACCTCGACGCACTGGGCCCCTTCCGGCTGGTGTGTGTGGATGCCGAGCGCGACCGGGCCGAGAAGCTGGCGCGGTCGGTGGCCTCGGGCACGGTCGCGGACTCCGTCGAGGACCTGGTGGAGCGGGGTTGTGACGCGGCGCTGGTGACGGCGGCCACCACCAGCCACCCCGAACTGGTCGGCGCGCTCGTCGACGCCCGGATCCCGGTGCTGTGCGAGAAGCCGCTGACCACCGACCTGGCCCGGACCGAGGCCCTGGGGCTGCGGGCGGAGGAGCACGGGGTGCCTCTGTGGGTGGGCTTCCAGCGCCACTTCGACCCCGGCTTCGCCGATCTGCGGGCCCGGACCGCCGAGGGCAGGGTGGGCCGGGTGCAGCTGCTGCGGCTGGTCTCGCACGATGTATCGATGCCGCCGCTGGCCCGGCTGCGCGAGAGCGGCTCGATCTTCACCGATCTGATGCTGCACGACTTCGACATGGTGCGGTGGCTGACCGGGCGCGGCATCGTCCAGGTCGTCGCCGACGGCTCGGCACTGTCCGAGCCGGAGCTCGCCGGCATCGGCGACTTCGACACGGTCACCGCGCTGCTGCGGCTGGACGACGGCGCCCTGGCCGCGCTCTCGGCCGGCCGCCTGCAACCCGTGGGCTACGACGTGCGCGCCGAGGTGCTGGCCGAGAACGGCAATCTGGAGGCCGCCCTGACCCATGCGCGCACCCCCGGCGAGGGCGGCGCACCCGAACCGCGCTTCCGGGGTTACTGGGACCGGTTCGCCACCGCGTACCGCCACCAGGTGGAGGCGTTCTTGACGATGGCGGCGGGCGGACCCGCCGATCCGGCCTCGGGCGGCTGGCGCGACTCCTACGAGGCGCTGCGGTGTGCGCTGGCCGCCGAGCGGTCGGCTCGCTCGGGATCCGTACCGGTGAAGCTGTGA